One Nonomuraea angiospora DNA segment encodes these proteins:
- a CDS encoding acyltransferase domain-containing protein produces MDLDATAARLGVPVEDVDRVHRLAGDRPSAPLPAKADAPAILDRLAVRPDDAAEIMAGWPDPDSPLWTPELRWLLDRSIALVRADLGGHGWLPPGPELPRERGPAWRHLYVYAYLALIDVVTKYHRDHGITDAVSWATLADLGRNLAIDRRMHREGWPVMQSWLTLHSRGGIYELGRLQHQRGDTTIHLHIPEAGPMTPEAVAASLDEARAFFPRHFPDERYTAFSCGSWLLDPQLLEYLPEDSNIVRFQQRFELEPYEEPEGQDADVEVLRFVFRTLTTPLDQLPRRTVLQRAIVDHLKAGRHWRIHRGRFPI; encoded by the coding sequence GTGGATCTGGACGCCACCGCCGCCCGGCTCGGGGTACCCGTCGAGGACGTCGACCGCGTACACCGGCTCGCGGGCGACCGGCCATCGGCTCCGCTGCCCGCCAAGGCCGACGCGCCCGCGATCCTCGACCGGCTCGCGGTGCGGCCGGACGACGCCGCCGAGATCATGGCGGGCTGGCCCGACCCCGACTCTCCCCTGTGGACTCCGGAGCTGCGCTGGCTGCTCGACCGCTCGATCGCCCTGGTCCGCGCCGATCTCGGGGGCCACGGCTGGCTGCCACCCGGTCCGGAGCTGCCGCGCGAACGGGGCCCCGCCTGGCGGCATCTCTACGTGTACGCGTACCTGGCCCTCATCGACGTCGTCACGAAGTACCACCGCGACCACGGCATCACCGATGCCGTGTCGTGGGCGACCCTCGCGGATCTGGGCCGCAACCTCGCGATCGACCGGCGGATGCACCGCGAGGGCTGGCCGGTCATGCAGAGCTGGCTGACGCTGCACTCGCGCGGCGGCATCTACGAACTGGGCCGGCTGCAGCACCAACGCGGCGACACCACCATCCACCTGCACATCCCCGAGGCGGGGCCGATGACCCCGGAGGCGGTCGCGGCGTCGCTCGACGAGGCCCGCGCGTTCTTCCCCCGCCACTTTCCCGACGAGCGCTACACGGCGTTCTCCTGCGGCTCGTGGCTGCTCGACCCGCAACTCCTGGAGTACCTGCCCGAGGACTCCAACATCGTCCGGTTCCAGCAGAGGTTCGAGCTGGAGCCCTACGAAGAGCCGGAAGGGCAGGACGCCGACGTCGAGGTGCTGCGGTTCGTGTTCCGCACCCTGACCACGCCGCTCGACCAGCTACCACGCCGCACCGTGCTCCAGCGCGCGATCGTCGACCACCTGAAGGCCGGCCGCCACTGGCGCATCCACCGCGGCCGCTTCCCGATCTAG